attcgggttatAATTTGAtcctttatggccccaataccCTATATCTGGAGATCGAGTTGTCGGTctaaaggcagctatatccaaatatagcccaatctaaaccgcacttcacagaaatgaaaaGGGGTCTACCATAaatggtatttacccaatttcccgccatttttcattgtttgtgtgagttatggttcttaactataatacacacacacacacaaccaaaactcgttgacagtaagtacacttcgcgagaaaaagttgtactcagctgtttacggtacactacctggtagttCTGTCatgtatagacatgagttttaacattgcaaattgcaaaattgcaaattttacccataaacattctactaaggaacaggggcaaacttctcacttatcgatgattgcagtccgattcaagtttaagctcaatgataaggggcctcttttttatagccgagtccgaatggcgtgccgcagtgcaacatgacatagtacaaatgttgccagcattaggaggggaaaaccaccgctgaattttttttctgatggtctcgtcaggattcgaacccaggcgttcagcggcataggcggacatgctaacctctgcgctacggtggcctccaacagttttaacatagccgcacaaaaaatagtctaaaggcgttaaatcgcacaatcgaggcggccaattaaccggtaccgaactcgcctctcaaaaagtcctttgtaacgcgtgctgtgtggcatgtggcaccgtcttgttggcaccacttgtcatgcaagtcaagctcttgcattttgggcaaaaaagttggatatcatctccaGGTAGcactcatcattcacagttacattacgattcgcatcatctttgaagaagtatggtctaatgatgccaccagcgcgaagatgggctatattggactatatcttgatatagctcccatatagaccgatccgtcgatttagggtcttaggcctataaaaaccacatttattattcgattttgctgaaattggggacagtgagttatgttaggccagtcgacatcatttttcactttggtctagatcggtccagatttggatatagctgccatatagaccgatctctcgatttaggattttgggcccataaaaggcgcatttattggccgatgtcgtcaaaatttgagacagtgacttaagttaggccccttgacgtctttctacaatatggcacaaatcggcccagatttggatatagctgctttgtataccgatctttcgatttaaggttttggcccataaaaggcgcatttattttccgatttcgccaaaatttgagacagtgagttgtgttaggcccttcaacaatcgtcttcaatttggccgagatcggttcagatttggatatatcagccatatagaccgatctctcgatttagggtcttgggcccataaaagccacatttattgtccaatgtcgccgtaatttgagacagtgagttaagttaggcccttcgacgtctttctgcaatatggcacaaatcggtccagatttggaaatagctgccatatagaccaaatcggtatataacctgttatagctcccatataaactgatctcgcgatttaacttcttatatccctggaagccacaatttttgtccgatttggctgaaattttgcgcattttgttatgttccaacaactgtgtcaagtacgatccgaatcggtatataacctgttatagaacccatataaaccgatctcccggtttgacttcttgagcatctggaagtcacaattttcatccgatttggcagaaattttgcacatagcattctgttatgacctccaacatctgagtaaagtatagtccaaatcggtatttaacctggtatagctaccatatgaaccgatctgccgatttgatttcttgagcccctggaagtcacaattttcatccgatttggctgaaattttgcacataatgttctcttatgatttctaacaactctgccaagtaaggttcagatcggtctataacctgatatagctcccatataaacctatctcccgatttgacttcttgagcccctggaagccgcaatttttgtccgatttggctgaaattttgcatgcggtgttctgttatgacctccaaaatCTGAGtaaggtacggtccaaatcggtatataacctgatatagctaccatataaaccgatctaccgatttgacttcttgaacccctggaagtcacaattttcatccgatttggctgaaattttgcacataatgttctcttatgacttctaacaactgtgccaagtacggtccaaatcggtctataacctgatatagatcctatataaacctatctcccgatttgacttcttgagcccctggaagtcacaattttcatccgatttggctgaaattttgcacataatgttcgcttatgacttctaacaactgtgcttagtagggcccaaatcggtctataacctgatacagctcccatataaaccgatctgccgattcgacttcttgagcccctggaagccacaattttcatccgatttggtggaAATTCTGCACCtagcattctgttatgacctccaatatctgagtaaagtacggtccaaatcggtatataacctggtatagctaccatataaaccgatctaccgatttgactttttgaacccctggaagtcacaatttttatccgatttggctgaaattttgcacataatgttctcttatgacttcttaTGACTCTGCCAAGTAAggtcgaaatcggtatataacctgatatagctcccatataaaccgatctcccgatttgacttcttaagcccctggaagccgcaatttttgtccgatttggctgaaattttgcatgcggtgttctgttttgactttccactactgtgccaagtacggtccaaatcggtatataacctgtatagctcccatgtaaaccggtctctcgatcatccttgttcggtttctagaagcttcaattttactggtttgacagaagtttggtatgtagaataaaattatgcccttcaactaaactaAGTTTGCATgaatttttagctgaatccatggtgggtggggttcccaagattctgcccggccgaacttagcacacttttacttgttaacattCAAACCGTTCGGGTCTTCGTGATAATTCTTGCAATCACAATGATGGCGAAGAAATTTTTTCGACCTATTCCAACTTTCGCACTTCCCCACATTATGGATGTACACTTTTATCCAATCGCAAGATATTTTCAATATAGTGCAGCGAACTTTGTTTTGAGGATGATTCCATCGACACATAGATATacgtatgtatgcatgtatgtatgtaaacacATTTCATCAATGTTTCTATATATAGACGATGTCTACGTAAAAACGTCTCATACATGTATGTCGacttctctctatttttctagAGATCTTAGCCAATGATTTGAAACAGTTTGTTTTCAGATATTAAATAAGAAACATCAAAGAGGAAAACCGGAAAagcaattttgcaaaacgtcgaatttttttttgatttctataaattttattaaaagttttgattttaagtaaaattttaaaaaaaacttagaaagaaAATGCCTTCCATTGATAAGGTGTCTACGGAAAAGCACGAAGGTGATGCTGTGTGCATTGCATTCTATGGAAATCAGGTCTTCTCAGGTGGTGCCGATGGTAAAATTAAAGTAAGAAATAATTGGGGACtgtaaaattaatgaaaaagagACATTAGGAATAATGGATAATAATGCAAAACAACATTTTTGCGTTAGTGCCTATTCATTTAATATTATGTtggcatcaaaaaaaaaaaaaaagaaaatactgGCAAGATTCTCGATTTCTCTTAAGGAAAGCTAGAATAATTGATGTTGTGTGTGGAAATGTTATAAAAAGACAAACACTTTCGTTTTTTGCACAAGTTTTCACTACACTTACTATGGAATTTGGTGTTTACCAATAAATATTTACCTTAGGGTTTGTAAGAAATATGGGTGTCTCTTCTGGAAAATTCGGTTGACATTTCAAAAACCAATAAATATTACAACGTTTTTTccttatggattttttttaaccGTTGAATTGAAAATTcgccaaattttgaaataagaggggcctaacttaactcacggtcccaaattttggcaaaatcggacaataaatgcgccttttatgggcccaaaaccttaaatcgagagatcggactatacggcagctatatccaaatctgaaccgatctgggccaaattgaagagggatatcgactggccctaacacaactcactgtcccaaattttggcaaaatcggacaataaatgcgctttttatgggccacaGACCCTAAAtggggagataggtctatatggcagctatatctaaatccgggcagctctgggccaaattgaagaataatgtcgactggcctaacacaactcactgtcccaaatttcggcgacatcggataataaacgcgatctgagccacatttaagaagaatatcgactggcctaacacaactcactgtcccaaattttggcgaaatcggacaataattgcgccttttatttgcccaagaccttaaatcgagagattggtctataggcagctatatccaaaactagaccgatctgcgccaaattgcagaGGAAAATCAGAGGGCCGAACAcagctcactgccccaaattttgccaaaatcggacaataaatgtgtctttaatgggccttagatcttaaatcgagagatcggtctataaggcagctatatccaaatctgaatcgatctgggccaaattgaagaaggatatcgactggcctaatacaactcactgtcctaaattttggcaaaatcggataataaatgcgcctttaatgggcccaagactttaaattgtgagatcggtctatatggtagctatattcaaatctggaccgatatgagccaaattgaagaaggatgtcgaggacctaacacaactcactgtccaaaattttggcaaaatcggacaataaatgcgtcttttatgggcacaagaccttaaatcgagagatcggtcaatatggcagctatatccaaatctgaaccgatctgggctgaattcaagaaggatgtcgactggcctaacacaactcactgtcccaaattttggtgaaatcggacaataaatgcgccttttattggcccaagaccttaaatcgagagatcgggctatatggcagctatatccaaatctgtaccgatctgtggcaaattgctaaaagatgtcaaggggtctaacacaactcactgctccaaatttcggcgacttcgggtaataaatgcgccttttctaaATGGcctaaatggcagttatatccaaatctagaccgatctgggcaaaattgaagagggatgtcaaaggttctaacacaactgactgttccaaacttcggcgaaatcggacaataaatgcgctttttatgggccccagaccttaaatcgcagctatattaaaatctggaccgatttaggtcaaattgaagaaggatgtcgactggcctaacacaactcactgtcccaaattttggtgaaatcggacaataaatgcaccttttatgggcccaagaccttaaatcgagagatcggtctatatggctgctttatccaaatttgaaccgatctgggccaaactgaaaaaggatgtcgactgacctaacacaactcactgttccaaattttggcgaaatcggacaataaatgcgccttttatgggcccaaaaccttaaatcaagagatcggtgtatatggcagctatatcaaaatcaagACCGATCCGGTATAAATTtaggaagaatatcgaagggccttatgctactcactgttctaaatttcagcaaaatcggataataaatgtgggttttatgggcctaagaccctaaatcagcggatcggtctatatgggggctatataaagttatagtcttATAtagccttagatttttacgacgatcaagaatatatatagtttactagccgaaccgggcccgctccgctgcgccttttttaactttttaatatctttttaaggtggggacatttcgccctgaatgcggatatcgaattcgtgccatagtAGCcgatgaacgcgttcgaatcctggcgagaacatcggacaaagcgatgtttatcccctcttaatgttggcgacatttgcgagttacaatgccatgcatggtaatttcaaacattttccccaaagaggtgccgcactgcgggacgccgttcggactcgcccaTAAGGgactcattaggggagggatagcATCTCAGacgtttcgactcaaatatggatttaGATTTCGTgccattaatttgagccccatattgccatgactggtagatatgaaccgtttgaagggtgttttggggctggggtggccaccggcactttgcactgaaaatagatatcaaattcgttcttgggaatacccaacggaaatgaagttcaagtTAGGGGGTGCtgtagggcgtaccccaaaacacttggctcccaaataggatatcaaatttactctactcttaaatacctataatttgagTTCCGTATTGTCATattgggtttaagaccctaaatcggtttaaGTTTCGCAGGCAATGATTTAATCCATTTCCATTACGTTTTCTTCTTCTCCTTTCAGATATGGGATGGTGATTTGAATCTCATTAAAAGCATTGATGCCCATGAATCGTACATCTATGCCTTGGCCATCAACAGTCAAGGCAAAGTGTATTCGAGCAGTTGCGATGGTTGTGTGAAATTTATGCTGCCACCCTATGATAAAGTCGAGGAGCTAGTCAGATGCGATGATGTTATACAGGCCATGTATTGCGAAGGGGATGTCTTGTATGCGGGCGACGACAAAGGTGTTGTCTCCAATTGGGAAAATGATAAAATGCTCTTCAAATATAATCTCGTGGAAGAGGTGAAATCATTGGCAGCCGAAAAAGGTTGGATCTACACTGTGCGTGATTTGGATATGGTCATTTCAGAAGTGGTGCAGGGAAAATCAGGCAAATATGTGACAAGAGGAGTTATGCCAGGAAAATCACCACTGTGTTTGTTATGTCCCACCCCAGAGATGAGGCATAAATATGTGGCCTTGGCCGATCGCACAGGAAAGGGTTTTGTAATGATAAGCAATTCACCGGAAGAGCAATTCAAAGTGAAATCGGAACAAGCGGTGAGAATAAGAAgtgatttttattttccttaaaaagAGAGGGggaattaataaaatttgtttttttctttaaaggacTGCCATGAAATGATTATCAATGCCTTTTGCAGTGATGGCACTAACCTGTATAGTGGCGGCTATGATAACAAAGTCAAAGGCTGGACGGATATGGATCAACCAAAACTTAAAGCCTTGGGAGAAGTCGAGGCTGGCTCTTGTGTTAATGCCTTGTGTTGTGGCACCGCAAATGCCGTCTACATAGCAACCAGCGATGGTGTCATTCGCCGAGCTAAATTTGTTTAAGCAGACAGTATTTGGAAGACTTAGGTTATGAATTTTAAATGTGTGTATAGGTAGTGACTTTTTGAATTAGTTGTAGAATActaaaacaaactaaatttgtttagtacagctttctttttattatgatttttacaattttatataaaacaggctttcaataacaaatatgctttcgaaaaatatatttgaatttgaGTTTAAGACTCTAAAACGGGAGAAAGGTTAATTAGTGGGGGTTTTATCAAGCAATAGTTCGATAAatcctattttcaaaaatatccttaaaagaaaatttgaacaaaaactCATAGTCGGCATTCAAGGAGAGACTTTCCTTATTATAACAGAGGTCGGACGAAACTTTTAAGTTTGCCAAAAGAAAAAAGGTTCTTGATTTTACCCTAGGTATGTGGTCTCTGGATGGATTGTATTGGAacataaatttatatatttcgagatatattgggttgcccaaaaagtaattgcggatttttcatatagtcggcgttgaccaattttttcacagcttgtgactctgtaattgcattctttcttctgttagttatcagctgttacttttagcttgctttagaaaaaaagtgtaaaaaaagtatatttgattaaagttcattttaagttttattaaaaatgcatttactttcttttaaaaaatccgcaattactttttgggcaacccaatatttaggcAACAGGATGCTGAGCCCTTCCGAAAGTCAAGGCGGGAGTTTTGAGCTTCAACGGGGAGAAGGAGGGAAGGAAGGATTTGAAGGATTTGTTGTACGGTGGAGATTTCGAGCGTGGAAGAGTTTGAAGAGTAGGTCCAAAGCAAGAATTGTGGGATTACATGCTTATGTGTCGAAGAGGCCGAGAAAGAAGAGACACAAGATGTGGTAGAAAGCCGATTTTATGGTACTTGGAAAGAATGAAAGAGCGCTAAATGCAACCGATGGATGTAGTAGAGATCTATAGGGATAAGATGAGAGTCTATAAGAAATAATTGAGAAAATCTAAAAGTTTAGA
This Stomoxys calcitrans chromosome 2, idStoCalc2.1, whole genome shotgun sequence DNA region includes the following protein-coding sequences:
- the LOC106088726 gene encoding E3 ubiquitin-protein ligase TRAF7, whose protein sequence is MPSIDKVSTEKHEGDAVCIAFYGNQVFSGGADGKIKIWDGDLNLIKSIDAHESYIYALAINSQGKVYSSSCDGCVKFMLPPYDKVEELVRCDDVIQAMYCEGDVLYAGDDKGVVSNWENDKMLFKYNLVEEVKSLAAEKGWIYTVRDLDMVISEVVQGKSGKYVTRGVMPGKSPLCLLCPTPEMRHKYVALADRTGKGFVMISNSPEEQFKVKSEQADCHEMIINAFCSDGTNLYSGGYDNKVKGWTDMDQPKLKALGEVEAGSCVNALCCGTANAVYIATSDGVIRRAKFV